A stretch of the Mycobacterium shigaense genome encodes the following:
- a CDS encoding PPE family protein has translation MDFGALPPEINSGKIYAGPGPAPLLAAATAWDGLASELQATAASYRSVVMELTTGWHGPSAASMAAAAAPYVAWLGGTAAQAEQSALHAKAAAGAYEAAFAASVPPPVIAANRSLLELLIATNFLGLNSAAIAATEAEYAEMWAQDAAAMYAYAESAAAATALQPFTAPPKTTNDSGAAGQADAVAAAGRSSVASGVEKALSQTVSAAPLAAQSISANAVTTAAAGLPLSLTDITGILKTFTSVMGVVSGPYTPLGVANLMKNWYQIAGSIPNLGVGIQGIGPLLHPKPLLGVLAPLLRSDLLTGATALQGAGTVSAAAGRAGLVGSLSVPANWAAAVPAVRTLAAELPETMLDGAPAMAAGGTQGMFGPTALSSLGGRAVGGTATRAAARSAVRVPGAVAVDDIATTSTVIVIPPNAK, from the coding sequence ATGGATTTCGGAGCATTACCGCCGGAGATCAACTCCGGAAAGATCTATGCCGGACCCGGGCCGGCGCCATTGCTGGCCGCCGCGACCGCCTGGGATGGGCTGGCCAGCGAGTTGCAGGCGACAGCGGCGTCGTACCGGTCTGTGGTGATGGAGCTGACGACCGGCTGGCATGGACCCTCGGCGGCGTCCATGGCGGCCGCGGCCGCCCCGTACGTCGCGTGGCTGGGCGGCACGGCCGCGCAAGCCGAGCAATCGGCACTGCACGCCAAGGCGGCGGCGGGCGCCTATGAGGCCGCATTCGCTGCATCCGTGCCGCCGCCGGTGATCGCGGCCAATCGGTCGTTGTTGGAGTTGCTGATCGCGACGAACTTTTTGGGTCTGAATTCGGCGGCGATCGCGGCGACGGAGGCCGAGTACGCCGAGATGTGGGCCCAAGATGCGGCCGCGATGTACGCCTACGCCGAGTCCGCGGCGGCCGCGACCGCGCTGCAGCCGTTCACCGCACCGCCGAAGACCACCAACGACAGCGGTGCCGCCGGCCAAGCGGACGCCGTTGCCGCCGCGGGTCGGTCGTCGGTCGCCTCCGGTGTGGAAAAGGCGCTGTCGCAGACGGTCTCGGCGGCTCCCCTTGCGGCGCAGAGCATCAGCGCGAACGCGGTGACGACGGCGGCGGCCGGGCTCCCGCTGAGCCTTACGGACATCACCGGGATTCTGAAGACCTTCACCAGCGTCATGGGCGTGGTCTCCGGACCGTATACCCCGCTCGGCGTGGCCAACCTGATGAAGAACTGGTACCAGATCGCGGGCAGCATCCCGAACCTCGGCGTCGGGATCCAAGGCATCGGCCCTTTGCTGCACCCCAAGCCCCTCCTCGGCGTGCTGGCACCGCTGCTGCGCAGCGATCTGCTGACCGGTGCGACTGCGTTGCAAGGCGCGGGGACGGTTTCGGCGGCGGCGGGCCGGGCGGGCCTGGTGGGCTCGTTGTCGGTGCCGGCGAACTGGGCCGCGGCGGTCCCAGCGGTCCGAACGCTTGCCGCCGAGCTGCCCGAAACCATGCTGGATGGCGCTCCGGCGATGGCTGCCGGCGGCACCCAGGGCATGTTCGGACCGACTGCGCTATCGAGTCTGGGCGGACGCGCGGTCGGGGGCACCGCGACTCGCGCCGCCGCGAGGTCGGCCGTTCGCGTGCCCGGCGCCGTTGCCGTCGATGACATCGCGACCACGTCGACCGTCATCGTGATACCTCCGAATGCGAAATAG